The Zobellia alginiliquefaciens genome contains a region encoding:
- a CDS encoding Cof-type HAD-IIB family hydrolase: MTYKILCSDLDGTLLTSKSDISELTISEIKRIKSEVKIILVSARMPTAMTYIQEDLGIKNQPIICYNGALVLDGDKEISSVHIGTELLDEIYHLAEINDTKLGLYYNNEWYVEEDSERVQKEIKYTKTTPVFRPTSDTLTDWATREIGAHKIMLMSTKDSADTLYPILEEKFGEHLNLYRSNDTLIEIAPKSVSKLSAIESLLQEGESLKDIISFGDNYNDIIMLESSGCGVAVGNAREEVKAVANAVTLPNTENGVAHYIKKHLVI; the protein is encoded by the coding sequence TTGACATACAAAATACTCTGTTCAGATTTAGATGGGACTTTATTGACCTCCAAAAGTGATATTTCCGAACTAACTATATCCGAAATAAAACGCATAAAATCAGAGGTGAAAATTATTCTGGTTTCCGCGCGTATGCCCACTGCCATGACCTATATTCAAGAAGACCTTGGTATTAAAAACCAACCTATTATCTGTTACAACGGTGCTTTGGTTCTTGATGGCGATAAGGAAATTTCTTCAGTACATATTGGTACAGAACTCCTTGATGAGATATATCATTTAGCCGAAATCAATGATACTAAACTCGGTTTATACTACAATAATGAATGGTATGTAGAAGAAGATTCCGAACGGGTTCAAAAAGAAATCAAGTACACCAAAACTACACCTGTTTTTAGACCCACATCGGATACGCTTACCGATTGGGCAACCCGCGAAATTGGAGCTCACAAAATAATGCTCATGAGCACCAAAGACAGTGCAGATACCCTCTATCCTATTCTGGAAGAAAAATTTGGCGAACATCTCAACTTATATCGGTCAAATGATACTTTAATTGAAATCGCTCCAAAATCGGTTTCTAAACTATCGGCTATAGAATCGTTGCTGCAAGAAGGTGAATCCCTTAAAGATATCATCTCATTTGGTGATAACTATAATGATATTATAATGTTAGAAAGTAGCGGTTGTGGTGTGGCCGTTGGCAATGCCAGAGAAGAAGTAAAAGCTGTTGCCAATGCCGTTACCCTACCCAATACGGAGAATGGGGTTGCTCACTATATTAAAAAGCATTTGGTAATTTGA
- a CDS encoding penicillin-binding protein 1A, which translates to MILKKIKSPFLRYAVLALLTLVAFFFVFIISIYWGAWGKIPGKEELSDFQYQRASEVYTADSVLIGKFYLYDRQPIPFEAIPKHVLNALVAIEDERFYDHKGIDYQSLGRVAVKTVLMQDQSAGGGSTLTQQLAKNLYPRRDRKRANIVVDKVKEMFIASRLEEIYTKDEILAHYLNTVSFGDNTFGIESASLKFFNKKTNELTVEEAAVLVGMLKATYGYNPRIFPERSLTRRNLVLLSMANNDYISAEQKDSLTDIPTKLDYREFDNNAGLAPYFREEVRKQLLRWNEKQKEEGNEYNIYTSGLKVYTTLDYNMQFWAEEAMRDHMKSLQSSFEKSYGKNAPWKTNKKLIEKVVKNSEVYRKLKKQGLEHPQIMDSLSIKKQLVLTDWDGEKTIKGSSIDSITHYMKFLNTGSLGIDPKTGAVKTWIGGVDFEHFKYDHVAQSKRQVGSTFKPIVYTAALETGILPCTYFSAEEVEYKNLKGWSPSNSGDKDETYLNYSMKQALSHSVNTVAVKVMEEAGINNVITVAKNMGIFSKLPAEPSLALGTGEIYLNELAGAYASYVNDGRAVLPYLIEKVTDRKDSLLTKFEPKRAAEKAFSEETRQIMVEMMKGTIDEGTASRIRSSYKLNNDIAGKTGTTQNNKDAWFVAITPKLLHVTWVGLDHHEIGFRSTSLGQGANAALPIFAKWMQEMNKHPSYNEITKAKFKRPNPATLEMLDCEPIKRDGFFKRLFKNPDKKKTKEFRKRN; encoded by the coding sequence TTGATTTTAAAAAAAATAAAGTCTCCATTTTTAAGATATGCCGTTTTAGCACTTCTTACATTAGTTGCGTTCTTCTTTGTATTTATTATTAGTATTTACTGGGGTGCCTGGGGCAAAATACCGGGTAAAGAAGAGTTATCCGACTTCCAATACCAAAGGGCATCAGAAGTATATACGGCCGATAGTGTGCTTATTGGTAAATTTTATTTGTACGATAGGCAACCCATTCCTTTTGAAGCTATTCCCAAACATGTGCTGAATGCATTGGTGGCCATTGAAGACGAACGTTTTTATGACCACAAAGGTATTGACTACCAAAGTTTGGGTCGTGTAGCCGTAAAGACCGTACTGATGCAAGACCAGTCAGCAGGTGGCGGTAGTACCTTAACACAACAGCTTGCTAAAAATTTATATCCCCGAAGGGATAGAAAAAGGGCCAACATTGTGGTCGATAAAGTTAAGGAGATGTTCATTGCTTCACGATTGGAAGAAATCTATACGAAAGATGAAATCCTTGCCCACTACTTGAATACCGTTTCTTTTGGTGATAATACTTTTGGGATTGAAAGTGCCTCTCTCAAATTTTTCAATAAGAAAACAAACGAATTAACCGTTGAGGAAGCTGCTGTTTTAGTGGGTATGTTGAAGGCTACCTATGGTTACAACCCTCGGATATTTCCAGAAAGAAGTCTTACTCGAAGAAATCTGGTGTTGCTCTCAATGGCGAACAATGACTACATTTCCGCAGAACAAAAAGATAGCCTAACTGATATCCCAACAAAACTGGACTATCGTGAATTTGATAACAATGCCGGGTTAGCACCTTACTTTCGGGAAGAAGTTAGAAAGCAATTGCTAAGATGGAATGAAAAGCAGAAAGAGGAAGGCAACGAGTACAACATTTATACTTCCGGCTTAAAAGTTTACACTACGCTAGATTACAACATGCAGTTTTGGGCGGAAGAGGCTATGCGAGACCATATGAAATCGTTACAAAGTAGCTTTGAAAAAAGTTACGGCAAGAATGCGCCATGGAAAACGAACAAAAAGCTGATTGAAAAAGTGGTTAAAAATTCAGAGGTCTATAGGAAACTCAAAAAACAAGGTCTGGAACATCCACAAATTATGGATTCCCTCAGCATTAAAAAGCAATTGGTCCTGACCGATTGGGATGGTGAGAAAACCATTAAGGGAAGCTCTATAGACAGTATTACCCATTACATGAAATTCCTGAATACAGGTTCTTTAGGTATCGACCCAAAAACAGGAGCCGTAAAAACGTGGATCGGTGGCGTAGATTTTGAACACTTTAAATACGACCACGTTGCTCAGAGCAAGCGTCAAGTAGGTTCTACTTTTAAACCGATTGTATACACAGCAGCACTCGAAACTGGAATATTGCCTTGCACTTATTTTTCTGCGGAAGAGGTAGAGTATAAAAACCTAAAAGGATGGTCGCCCAGTAATTCGGGGGATAAAGACGAGACGTACCTCAACTATTCAATGAAACAAGCGTTGAGCCATTCTGTAAATACCGTTGCCGTTAAGGTTATGGAAGAAGCTGGAATCAACAATGTTATTACCGTAGCAAAAAACATGGGTATATTCTCCAAACTACCGGCAGAACCTTCTTTGGCTTTGGGTACGGGTGAGATTTACTTGAACGAACTTGCCGGGGCATATGCTAGCTATGTCAATGACGGAAGGGCCGTTCTTCCATATCTCATAGAGAAAGTTACGGATAGAAAAGACTCCCTTTTAACCAAATTTGAACCTAAAAGGGCTGCAGAAAAGGCTTTTTCTGAAGAGACAAGACAAATTATGGTAGAAATGATGAAAGGTACTATTGACGAAGGCACCGCTTCAAGAATTCGTTCTTCATATAAATTGAATAATGACATTGCCGGAAAAACGGGAACTACACAAAACAACAAAGATGCATGGTTTGTGGCCATTACACCAAAATTACTGCACGTTACCTGGGTAGGATTGGACCATCATGAAATCGGTTTCCGAAGTACCAGTTTAGGACAAGGAGCAAATGCCGCCCTTCCTATTTTTGCCAAATGGATGCAAGAAATGAACAAACATCCATCTTATAACGAGATTACAAAGGCAAAGTTCAAACGCCCTAATCCCGCCACTTTGGAAATGCTAGACTGTGAACCTATTAAACGCGACGGCTTTTTTAAACGTTTGTTTAAAAACCCTGACAAGAAAAAGACTAAAGAGTTTAGAAAGAGAAATTAA
- a CDS encoding S1/P1 nuclease, whose product MRKIVFFLFLITTLSNANDGEWSKTGHRTVGEVAQHHLSKKAKKALKKLLNGESLAHVSTFADEIKADRAYKEFSAWHYVNIPEGKDYADIEPSEHGDLIIGINKCIEIIKDENSKKEDKVFYLKMLVHLIGDLHQPMHVGRFEDKGGNDIQLQWFNQGTNLHRVWDSNMIDDYGMSYTELASNLPEVSTEQVEAIQEGDIYDWVEESQEIANKLYDSVEMGEKLYYRYSYNWWGTVETQLQKGGLRLAKVLNELF is encoded by the coding sequence ATGCGTAAAATAGTATTCTTTCTGTTCTTAATAACAACGCTTTCTAACGCAAATGATGGTGAATGGTCTAAAACTGGACACCGAACAGTGGGCGAAGTTGCGCAACACCATCTTTCTAAAAAAGCAAAGAAGGCTCTAAAAAAACTTTTGAACGGAGAGAGCCTTGCCCATGTATCTACGTTTGCAGATGAGATAAAAGCCGACAGGGCCTATAAAGAATTCAGTGCGTGGCATTATGTGAATATTCCTGAAGGCAAGGATTATGCTGATATTGAGCCTAGTGAGCATGGAGACCTTATTATTGGTATAAATAAATGTATAGAAATCATTAAAGATGAAAACAGTAAAAAAGAAGACAAGGTTTTCTACCTTAAAATGCTGGTTCATTTAATAGGAGACCTGCATCAGCCTATGCACGTTGGCCGCTTTGAGGATAAAGGAGGGAACGATATTCAGTTACAATGGTTCAATCAAGGAACAAATTTACATAGGGTGTGGGACTCCAATATGATCGATGATTACGGAATGAGCTATACCGAACTGGCATCTAACTTACCGGAAGTTTCAACGGAACAGGTGGAAGCTATTCAGGAGGGGGATATTTATGATTGGGTTGAAGAGTCTCAGGAAATTGCAAACAAGTTGTATGACTCCGTAGAGATGGGTGAGAAGTTATATTATCGCTATAGTTATAATTGGTGGGGTACCGTAGAAACGCAATTGCAAAAAGGTGGCCTACGCTTGGCAAAGGTCTTGAACGAACTTTTCTAA
- a CDS encoding alpha-ketoglutarate-dependent dioxygenase AlkB family protein codes for MNGLFSDEIHLNLPDSDIIYYPNFMDQEEADGYFNVLRKETPWQQDDITVFGKTYAQPRLTALYGNNGKPYSYSNLIMKPYAFTAELLGVKKKVEKITNLTFTTCLLNLYRNGQDSNGWHADNEKELGENPIIASVTLGQERFFHLKHRENKSLKKKILLKHGSLLIMKGSTQKHWLHQIPKTAKDVDERINLTFRIVI; via the coding sequence ATGAACGGTCTGTTCTCAGATGAAATACATTTAAATTTACCTGATAGTGATATCATCTATTATCCCAATTTTATGGATCAGGAAGAGGCTGATGGTTATTTTAATGTACTGCGAAAAGAAACTCCCTGGCAACAAGATGATATTACCGTATTCGGTAAAACCTATGCGCAACCTAGACTTACGGCATTATATGGAAATAACGGAAAGCCCTACTCCTACTCTAACCTTATTATGAAGCCATATGCATTTACGGCTGAATTGTTAGGGGTTAAAAAAAAGGTGGAGAAAATAACGAATTTAACATTTACCACCTGCCTCCTCAACCTCTATAGGAATGGGCAGGACAGCAACGGTTGGCATGCAGATAATGAGAAAGAGTTGGGAGAAAATCCAATTATTGCTTCGGTAACTCTGGGACAAGAACGCTTCTTTCACCTAAAACATAGAGAAAACAAAAGCCTAAAAAAGAAGATTCTATTGAAGCACGGTAGTCTTTTAATCATGAAAGGTTCTACACAAAAACATTGGTTACATCAAATTCCAAAGACCGCAAAAGATGTTGACGAGCGTATTAACCTAACTTTTAGAATAGTGATATAA
- a CDS encoding AraC family transcriptional regulator, whose amino-acid sequence MSKPPLINQKPAFESIEPSFGHSYTYQRFDASKNNKNTVWHYHPEIELVHVNGGSGKRQIGSHVSYYSKGDLILIGSNLPHCGLTNELTGNESETVIQMKLDFLGNDFFNIPEMKKIQSLFEMAKGGIAFSGKTKRKIGEKMQILEYQTHFQRLLSILNILNELGSSKEFKILNAEGFSMETEVKDNDRINVVFNHVKNNFKEEITLDEISNMVSMTVPSFCRYFKKITNKTFVQFVNEYRLVHASKLLAEQPLSITEVCFESGFNNFSHFNKQFKNFTGQNPSEYRNELKTVLK is encoded by the coding sequence ATGAGTAAACCCCCACTAATAAATCAGAAGCCCGCTTTTGAGTCTATAGAACCAAGTTTTGGGCATTCTTATACGTATCAAAGATTTGATGCGAGTAAGAACAATAAGAATACGGTCTGGCATTATCATCCGGAAATAGAACTAGTTCACGTTAATGGTGGATCGGGGAAAAGACAGATTGGTAGTCATGTGTCATACTACTCTAAAGGAGACCTTATATTAATAGGTAGTAATTTACCGCATTGTGGACTCACCAATGAACTTACCGGTAATGAAAGTGAGACTGTTATTCAAATGAAGTTGGATTTCTTAGGAAATGATTTTTTTAATATTCCAGAGATGAAAAAAATCCAATCCCTTTTTGAAATGGCCAAAGGTGGTATTGCCTTCTCTGGTAAGACCAAAAGAAAGATAGGTGAGAAAATGCAGATACTGGAATACCAGACGCATTTTCAACGTTTACTTTCCATATTGAACATCTTAAACGAATTGGGTAGCTCCAAAGAGTTTAAAATTCTCAATGCCGAAGGATTCTCTATGGAAACCGAAGTAAAGGACAACGACCGTATTAACGTAGTCTTTAATCACGTTAAAAACAATTTTAAAGAAGAGATTACTTTAGATGAGATAAGTAATATGGTTAGTATGACCGTTCCTTCTTTCTGTCGTTACTTTAAAAAGATTACCAATAAGACTTTTGTTCAGTTTGTAAACGAGTATCGCTTGGTACATGCATCTAAGCTTTTGGCAGAACAACCATTAAGTATAACGGAGGTTTGTTTTGAAAGCGGATTCAACAACTTTTCTCACTTTAATAAACAGTTCAAGAACTTTACAGGACAAAACCCTTCTGAATATAGAAACGAATTGAAAACGGTTCTTAAATAA
- a CDS encoding DoxX family protein: protein MNYPWHLYLMGIIYVMAGIMHFIKPKSYMRIMPQYLPNHKLLVLLSGVAEIVLGIGICLPPTKNYAIYGLIPMLAIFLLVHFYMLSSKKASAGFPKWLLLLRLPLQFALMYWAYSYLPL, encoded by the coding sequence ATGAATTATCCTTGGCACTTATACCTAATGGGTATAATTTACGTGATGGCGGGCATCATGCATTTTATAAAACCGAAATCCTATATGAGGATTATGCCTCAATATTTACCCAATCACAAACTATTGGTACTTCTTAGTGGCGTAGCAGAAATTGTTTTGGGAATCGGCATTTGTCTGCCTCCCACAAAAAACTACGCCATTTATGGTCTAATTCCTATGCTAGCCATCTTCTTGTTGGTGCACTTTTACATGCTATCTAGCAAAAAAGCTTCGGCAGGCTTTCCAAAATGGTTGTTGCTTTTGAGATTGCCTTTACAATTTGCTCTAATGTATTGGGCTTATAGCTACTTACCGCTATAA
- a CDS encoding MOSC domain-containing protein produces the protein MDLDILPYHNTNVLNPNYHSLIAFSLSIFNPMKVISTNIGSPTTIAWNGKEELTGIYKYPVEEPLFLGKTEVAKDTIIDRKHHAGVNKACYLFSKNHYAYWKNLYPNLDWNWGMFGENLTINGLDESKIRIGDIYKLGTALVQVSQPREPCYKLGIRFEDQSVLKQFIDYGFPGTYVRILEEGEVKKGDALALVEQSENTLTVKDFYHLLYMRPKDPRILQLALSNTALPEYKRERLKKHLPKP, from the coding sequence ATGGACCTAGATATTTTACCTTACCATAATACCAATGTTTTAAACCCTAATTATCATTCGTTAATTGCCTTTAGTTTATCTATTTTTAATCCCATGAAAGTTATCTCTACCAATATTGGCAGCCCTACCACAATTGCTTGGAACGGCAAAGAAGAGCTGACCGGTATATATAAATATCCGGTTGAAGAACCTCTATTTTTAGGAAAAACAGAGGTAGCCAAAGACACCATAATTGACCGGAAGCACCATGCAGGAGTAAACAAGGCTTGCTACCTATTTTCTAAAAACCACTATGCCTACTGGAAAAACTTATATCCAAACCTGGATTGGAACTGGGGTATGTTTGGTGAAAATCTGACCATTAATGGTCTGGACGAATCTAAAATTCGAATAGGAGATATTTATAAACTAGGGACCGCATTGGTACAAGTTTCCCAACCCAGAGAACCTTGTTATAAATTAGGTATCCGTTTTGAGGATCAAAGTGTTTTAAAACAGTTCATAGATTATGGATTTCCAGGCACCTACGTACGCATACTAGAAGAAGGAGAAGTAAAAAAAGGAGATGCACTGGCCTTAGTGGAACAATCAGAAAATACGCTTACGGTAAAAGATTTCTATCACCTTCTATACATGCGCCCTAAGGATCCTAGAATATTGCAACTGGCTTTATCAAATACCGCATTGCCCGAATACAAACGAGAACGACTTAAAAAACATTTACCTAAACCATGA
- a CDS encoding solute:sodium symporter family transporter → MALLTFLLFTGFVAFYATYKLRRDKLNTKDGYFLGGRSLTGIVIAGSLLLTNISTEHLVGMNGSSYRNGAIIVAWEVTSALALVVAALYFAPRYLKMGLTTIPEFLEKRFDGLTRTFVAMLLIISFVATLLPIVLYTGALNIEAIFDISELLNVTKSEGIWVTILIVGTIGAIYAIFGGLKMVAYTDTINGFGLLVAGLLVPILALLSIGEGNLLEGMATVFNHSPEKFNVVSNESGVGEGARSAILPFEVLFTGLMVNQIYFWTMHQSIIQRVLGAVNLKEAQKGLLFTGLLKILVPLVIVLPGLIGFYYFGESLYDNPDNVYPLLVKKVLPLWLTGFFVAVMMGAILSTFNSALNSAATVFSLDIFKKYIQKNASEKKLVIIGKSTSAILAVLAIGIAPFVANAPDGLYQLLQQLNGIFFIPIASVIIAGFLFPRVSATGAKAGLGFGLLFYVVMYYVIEVNLHFIHIWGIEFVLNILIMHLVSAFAKKEERFIMKDVGVLNLKPWKYAKPFSLFLVVFTVILYLILGNV, encoded by the coding sequence ATGGCATTATTGACATTTTTACTATTCACTGGTTTTGTTGCATTTTATGCTACCTATAAGCTTAGACGCGACAAACTAAATACCAAAGATGGTTACTTTTTAGGGGGTAGGTCTTTAACGGGAATTGTTATTGCAGGTTCACTGTTATTAACCAATATTTCTACGGAACATTTGGTGGGCATGAATGGATCGTCCTATAGAAATGGTGCTATAATTGTTGCTTGGGAAGTAACATCTGCTTTGGCACTGGTCGTTGCTGCGCTGTATTTTGCACCACGTTATTTAAAAATGGGATTGACCACAATTCCGGAATTTTTGGAAAAACGATTTGATGGACTCACACGCACGTTCGTAGCTATGCTCTTGATTATATCGTTTGTTGCTACATTATTGCCTATTGTTCTGTATACCGGAGCGCTGAATATAGAAGCTATTTTTGATATCTCTGAATTATTGAATGTTACGAAGAGCGAAGGCATATGGGTAACGATTTTAATTGTAGGCACTATTGGTGCCATATATGCCATTTTTGGCGGATTGAAGATGGTGGCCTATACGGATACTATTAATGGTTTTGGGCTTTTAGTAGCCGGCTTATTGGTTCCCATTTTGGCGTTATTGAGTATTGGGGAAGGAAATTTACTCGAGGGAATGGCAACTGTTTTTAATCATAGTCCCGAAAAATTTAATGTGGTGAGCAATGAGTCAGGGGTAGGTGAGGGAGCCCGTTCCGCAATATTACCGTTTGAAGTCCTGTTTACGGGTCTTATGGTGAACCAGATATATTTCTGGACTATGCATCAATCTATAATTCAAAGGGTGCTGGGGGCCGTCAATTTAAAAGAAGCTCAAAAAGGTCTGCTATTTACCGGTTTACTGAAAATTTTAGTGCCACTTGTAATCGTATTGCCAGGTTTAATCGGTTTTTATTATTTTGGAGAAAGCCTTTATGATAATCCGGATAATGTATATCCTCTTTTGGTGAAGAAAGTATTGCCGCTTTGGCTTACCGGTTTTTTTGTAGCTGTAATGATGGGTGCCATTTTAAGCACTTTTAATAGTGCTTTAAACAGTGCCGCTACTGTTTTTAGTTTGGATATTTTTAAAAAATACATTCAGAAAAATGCTAGTGAAAAGAAGCTAGTAATTATTGGGAAAAGTACATCCGCTATTTTGGCCGTACTGGCCATAGGTATAGCTCCTTTTGTAGCAAATGCTCCAGATGGTCTTTACCAATTGTTACAGCAATTGAACGGTATATTTTTCATTCCAATAGCTAGTGTTATTATTGCTGGTTTCCTTTTTCCTCGGGTGAGCGCTACTGGAGCAAAAGCAGGACTCGGGTTTGGATTGCTGTTCTACGTAGTAATGTATTATGTAATTGAAGTGAACCTTCATTTTATACATATATGGGGAATAGAATTTGTACTTAATATATTGATTATGCATTTGGTTTCGGCCTTTGCAAAAAAAGAAGAAAGATTTATAATGAAAGATGTGGGTGTTTTGAACCTTAAACCATGGAAGTATGCAAAACCCTTTAGTCTCTTTCTAGTGGTGTTTACTGTTATTTTATACCTTATTCTGGGGAATGTCTAA
- a CDS encoding inositol oxygenase family protein translates to MEKTFRDYEAVDVSAAVKEHYRKMRKKQTVDYVKRMKKKYLTYDKPMDLWEAMGHLNKLIDVSDPDLDLPNVQHLIQSAEAIRQDNRPDWMQLTGLIHDLGKVMFLWGSDEDGTSQDEQWGTVGDVFVVGCEFPNTCVYPEFNQLNPDMADARYNTPTGIYEKGCGMDNLELAWGHDEYLYQVLANHKENTLPKEAMVMIRYHSFYPWHTGGSYKELLNEGDKEYLELIKDFNKYDLYTKSQKIYDLEDVRDYYQPIAEKYLGKGPIYW, encoded by the coding sequence ATGGAAAAAACGTTCAGGGATTATGAGGCTGTAGATGTGTCGGCGGCTGTTAAGGAGCATTATAGAAAAATGCGAAAAAAGCAAACTGTAGACTATGTTAAGCGAATGAAGAAAAAGTATCTGACCTATGACAAGCCCATGGATTTGTGGGAAGCTATGGGGCACTTAAATAAGCTTATAGATGTAAGTGATCCGGATTTGGATTTGCCCAACGTACAACATTTAATACAGAGTGCCGAAGCCATAAGGCAAGATAACCGCCCGGATTGGATGCAACTTACCGGACTCATTCATGATTTGGGTAAGGTGATGTTTCTGTGGGGAAGCGATGAAGACGGAACCAGTCAAGACGAACAATGGGGAACTGTTGGAGATGTATTTGTGGTAGGTTGTGAATTTCCCAATACTTGTGTCTACCCAGAATTTAATCAGTTGAATCCGGATATGGCGGATGCCCGTTACAATACACCTACCGGAATTTATGAGAAAGGATGCGGTATGGATAATCTTGAATTGGCTTGGGGCCATGATGAATACTTATATCAGGTACTTGCAAACCATAAAGAAAATACTTTACCAAAGGAGGCAATGGTTATGATCAGATACCATTCTTTCTATCCTTGGCATACCGGAGGAAGCTATAAAGAACTACTAAATGAAGGAGATAAAGAATATTTGGAGCTGATTAAAGATTTTAATAAATACGATCTTTATACCAAATCTCAAAAAATATATGATTTAGAAGATGTAAGGGATTATTACCAGCCTATAGCAGAAAAATATTTGGGTAAAGGACCTATTTATTGGTAA